The DNA segment GTGTCGATGATGATCGAATGAAACTGGATACCATTTAGCTCTGGGGCTGGGGCGAAAAACGCCTCAACTGATCGACGATAAGCAGGCAGTTTGGACCGGCTGACTTTAGTCCAGGCCATTTCTCCGTGAGGCAACTCTGGCCAACGCGCCTCTGCGATCAATTCGCGAAACAAGTCGGCATGTCGGGATGGCACGACCATGGCTCCCAGCGCCAAGAACCTGTGCTTGGTCTGGCTGCTCTCATCGACATAGACGTCGACATAGTTTTCCTGCGAGGCCGGCGCGCTCAAGGAATCAAACCGCCAGGCCCATTGCCTCAGGGTAGGGGATCACCCGGTAGAGGTTCTTTTTTCGACTGGCGTCGAAATTGAGTTCCTTGGCCGGATTGTATTGCGAGACGATGATCTGGCCGCCGCGCTGCCTGACCAGGGTTTTAATGAAGGCTGGTCCATTGTCCCGATCGTCGGGATCGTCCCCAAAGAGCTCAAGCAGCACGTCTTCACCTTCGACAGGCTTTCGTCCGTCTGGGTCTACGAATATCGGCCAGCCGTGCTTGTAGACCGGCTCCATGCTCGTGTTGCGCAGGATGACTGCAAAGGCGTTCGGGCGGCCGATCAGGCCCGCAGGCCTGGGAATGTAGTCGAGCGCGTTGCCATTCAGCTGGAAATCGCCTTCGCCTTCGCTGCCCCCCATGGCGATACCGCGGACTGCAAGATCCGGCTGACCGCCGCGCTGCGGGCGATCGGTGAGAGGGACACGATGCGTCGCGGCCGGCGTGGCGCTCAGCATCACTGGCTCGAAACCCTCCTTCACAAATAGCTCTACGGCGACGCCGGTGGCGTTCGCGGCTTTCTCGATCCAGTCCTGAGTCAGGCGTCGGTCACCAGCTTCCAGTTTGATTAGCTGGTTCTTCGTCGTTCCCATACGCTCCGCCAAAGTGGGCTGCGTAAGACCCAAAGCGTTTCGAATTGCGCGAAGGTTATTGGCCATCGCGGCAAATTACCCAATACGGGCACAATTTCGAGCGCACAAGTTGGGCACTTCTGACTTGACATTGGAGCCCAATATGGGCACTTTCCATTTTCATGAAGCTCGCGACCTACCTCACAGCCCAGAAGCTGACCCATGCCGAGTTCGCCAAGGCGATAGGCGCTTCCACTTTCGCCGTCGGCAAGTGGGCGCGAGGGGATCGTGTCCCACGTCCTGAGGCGGTGGCCAAGATCAAGGCCGCTACGCAAGGGCAGGTCACCGCCAACGATTTCTTTGAGCAGGCGGACGCGGCATGACCCACTCACTCGACATGACGCTCTGTCGTCGCTGCGGGGAGCCGATGGCTGCGGTCGTCAGCGGCGGGTCGCTTCCGCGCTACCTCTGCCGGCTTTGCGGGGACCTGGACCTTGCGCCGCCGCTTCCGTCGGTTCGGTCGGCGCCCAGCGGCGATCCTCGCGAGCTCATCCTCGGCGCGACTGAACAGATCGAGCTGGGCTTCGACGTTGTCGTTCGCTGCGGCTCTCGGGCCGACACGGGCCGCCAGCCTCTGCATCAGCCGGCGACCCGCTACTCCGATCAACTCCCACTCCACCGAACGCAACTCCTGCAACGCCACTGTGCGTGAGCAGTCGCAGGAACTGGTGCGCTCGGCACCGTGAGAAATGAGCCGTCCATCCCACCGGGGATCTCAAATGACCTTCGACGAATGGCACTACCGCATCAAGATCGCCTTCCAGAGCCTCGTGAAAGCGATCGGTACGAATGAAGCCGCTGGAGCAATCTGCGGCATATCCGACACGTCCATCCATCGTTACGGCGACATTTCGCCGGGGAACGATCATCTGCCGCCGCTCCGCATCGTCCTGATGCTTGAGGCCGCGTGCGGTCAGCCGATCGTCACCACCGTGATGGCCGAGCGGTCCGGCTGCCGTGTCGTTACGGGCGCTCAGGCAGAAATCAGCGACTGCATGATGGAGGCTCACGGCCGCATCCTGAAGGTGCTCGGCGAGGCGACCGTTGAAGTCGGCGAGGCGGCGAAGGACGGCAATTTCAGCCCGAACGAGATCAAGCGGATTTTCGCCCGATACGCGGATGCGATCGTCGAGATCAACGCCGCGCAAGGCACCGGCTCACGCCTGCGCGCCGCCGTCGAGCTCAGGAGCGTGTCATGAGCGACGGCCTGCTCGTTCAGACCATGCAGCGCATCATGTCGGTTCTCGACGACATCGACGAGCGCAAAGCTGACATCAAGGAAATCTACCGCGAGGCGAATGGTCACGGCTTCGACAAGGCTGCGATCGGCGTCGCCATCCGTGAAATTCGCGGCCGCGCGAAGGCCGACACGCCGAAGGCGCAGGAGCGCGCCGCCATCGTCGACCTGTACGTCTCGACCTTCGACAACGCCCCTCGCACGTACGTGCATGTGCCCGCACGCGAGGGGCGCGGTCAGAACCCCAGCCGGGAGCATGCCCCGGTAACGCAGGAGGAAGCTCATGTAGATCGCGGCGCGAGCGCGCAGCCCCATAGCGCCCAAGGCGAGCCGGCAATCCCCTCCAAGGCGGGGAATGCGGTGACGGGGCAAGCCGTTCAGGAGCCCGAGACGGGCATTGGTCAGCCATCCGGGGCAGGTACCGGAAGCGCCGTGAGAGCCGGCGCACCAGTTTCGAATACCTCCCTCGGACCTTTGACCGCAGCCCAGAGCGAAGGGGCGGCCGGTGCAAATCCGGAAGAAGCGGCACCTGCCAGCGCCACCGAGAGTGAGGTCGTCACCGCCCAGGCGCAAGGTGCCGAATTCGTCACACTGACCGGCGAGGGGGAGGGTGGTTCAGCGCCTACTGATCCCTCGCCGGTGGCGGATGAGCCGATCAAGGGCCTCGCTGCCGCGAATGCCATCGCCGCTCGCGCCGTGCAGCCGTCGGCTCCCAAGACCGAACGCGGCGAGATCGACATCGAGATCCCCGCATTCCTGCGCCGCACCGGTGGCGGCAATCATCCCTCATTCGGAGAGCAGGCATGAACTTCCATCCCGGCTCCATCACTTGGGGGCGGTCGACCGACGGCAAGCTGGTGCCGGTCGCCGTTGCCCGCGCTCATCGCCCTGAGGGCACGCGGAAGATCACGCCCGATCAGCGCGACGCGGTCGTGGCGGCTTTCAACGCCGGCAAGACCTATGGCCAGATCGCCGCTGATCTCGATGTCGGCCGCAACACGATTGCCGGCATCATCTTCCGCGCCCGAAGCGCGGGAAAGATCGAGCGCGAGAAAAGCCAGCGCCAGATGCGCGCCGTCTTCGTGCCGATCGCGAAGATCCGCCAGGAGCCTCCCAAGACGATCGAGCCGGGTGACACCTATGTCGCCTCCCGTATCTCCTTCGCCGACCTGCAGACGCGGCATTGCCGCTGGCCGCTCTGGAAGGATGACGTCCCGTTCTCCGAGAAGCTGTTCTGCGGCAACGCGGTCGAGGAGGGGAAGCCCTACTGTGCCCATTGCAATGGGCTGAGCGCCGCCCCGCGCCGGACCGACAGCTTCGACAAGAAGCACGGCTTCTTCAAATTAACGAAGATGGGGCGCCGCCGGTGAGCGCCATTCCGAACCTCTCCCGAACGCGCGGCGCGCATTTTCTGACCAACCCGCCATTGGCTTCGGCCCTCGGCGAGATTGATCAAGCCCGCGTCCTTCGGATGTTCCGCTCCGGCTTGGACACCCACGCCATCGCCTCGAATCTCGACTGCACCCCAGCCGCTGCTGCGAACGCCCTTGCTCGCGCTCGCGATGAAGAGCGGAGGGCCGTGGCGTGAGCCTTGCGATCTATCACGACATCATTTCGGCTTCGCGTGGAGCGTTCGTTCCGGTGGGGTTCGATGGCGAGTTTGATCTGCCGCCGTCGCTTTTCCCGCATCAGCGCGCCGCGGTTGAATTTGCCCTGCGCGCGGGATCGTCCGCGATGTTCCTCGATACCGGCCTCGGCAAGACGCGCGCCGCTCTGGCGTGGGGGCAGGAGGTTGTCGCTCGCACCAATCGCCCGGTGCTGATGCTCGCCCCGCTGGGCGTGACCCGTCAGCACAAGGCCGAGGCCGACGAAATCGGGATCGACGCGATTGTCTCTCGCGACGGTGGCCCGCAGGCGTCGCGCATCGTCATCACAAATTACGAGCGACTGCACCTCTTCGACGCTTCCGAGTTCGCCGGCATCATCCTGGACGAAAGCTCCATCCTGAAAAGCTTCTCAGGGCAGACGACGAAGCGCCTCATTGAAGTATTCAAGCGCACGCCCTACCGGCTCGCCTGTACCGCGACCCCGGCGCCGAACGATCACGCCGAGCTTGGCACGCATGCTGACTTCCTCGGCGTCATGACCCGCGATCAGATGCTCATGCGCTGGTTCATCCATGACAGCATGGATACCGGCACGTGGCGCCTAAAAGGCCATGCCGTTCGCCCGTTCTGGGATTGGGTCGCGTCGTGGTCGCGATGCGTCTCTCGGCCGTCTGACCTCGGCTTTTCCGATGACGGCTTCGAGATGCCGGACCTTCGGATGCACCGCCATTTGGTGGCCGCTGACCGCCTCGCTGGTCGCGGAGAGGAAAAGGATGGGCAGGCCCATCTATTCCGCATGCCCGACCTGTCAGCGACGTCGGTTCATACCGAGAAGCGCCTGACCTGCCAGGCTCGCGCCGAGATGGTGGCCGGCATCGTCGCCGCCGAGCCGAATGAGCCGGTCACCGTCTGGGTCGAAACCGACTACGACGCCGACGCCATCATGGCCGCGATCCCTGAGGCCGTGGAAGTCCGCGGGTCAATGACTCCCGATCAGAAGGAAGATCGCCTCACGGCCTTCACGTCCGGAGATCTGCGCGTTCTGGTTACGAAGGCGAGCATCGCCGGTTTCGGCCTCAACTGGCAGCACTGCGCCCGCACTGTCTTCGCCGGCATGAGCTTCTCCTACGAGGCGTTCTATCAGGCCGTCCGCCGTCATTGGCGCTTCCGCCAGACCCGGCCCGTCGAGTGCCATGTCGTCTTTGCCGACACCGAAGCTGCCATCTGGGACGTGGTGTCCCGCAAGGCCGGTGACCACGACGCCATGAAGCGGGAGATGACCGCGGCCATGGCCCGCGCGCATCGCGCCGACATCCGCCTCCATTCCTATCAACCGCAGAAGCTGGCCTCGCTGCCGGCATGGGTGAGCGCATGAAATATCGCGACTTACCCCATAATTTCACCGGCACATGTGCTCGATGCGGCGCAACGTTCTCCGCATATTCGTCGCCATGCCGACCTCGCAAGTTTTGCTCTCAGGAATGTGGTCAGAAGTCCCGAGTTGGGACGAAGCAATCGGCCGACCACATCGCTAAACGCAGCCGATTCGGAGAGGCCCATCCGAACTGGAAGGGCGATCAGGCATCTCGAAAGTCCGGTCGAAGCAGGGCATTGCGACATTTCCCCAATCGTTCTTGCGAGGCGTGTGGTGCCGAGAAGGGCGAGCGGCATCACGTCGACTGCAACCCGCTCAACAATGAGCCGGGAAACATCAAGTTTTTGTGCCGTCCTTGCCATTTGGCATCGCACGATTTCACGGTTTTAGGAGCTATCCGCCATGTCGACAAACGTAATTGATCAGCATATTGGCGATAGGTTCTGCGCGTATCATTGCGACACGGTGGAATTCACCGCGACGATGCCGGCCGACAGCATCGGCCTGTCCGTCTACTCGCCTCCGTTCTCGCAGCTCTACGTCTACAGCGAGAGCGAGCGCGACATGGGCAACGTCGCGGACCATGACGAGTTCGCGGAGCGCTATCGCTTCCTCGTGCGGGATCTGCTCCGCGCGACCAAGCCGGGCCGCATCAGCGCAGTCCATTGCTCCGACCTGCCGCTAAGCAAGTCCCGCGACGGCGTGATCGGTCTCTTCGACCTGCCGGCGCTCATCCGCCAGGTGCACGAACAAGAGGGCTGGACCTACCACTCCCGCGTCACAATCTGGAAATGTCCGGTTGTGGAGATGACGCGGACAAAGGCTCACGGTCTGCTTTATAAGACGCTGCGCACCGATGGCAGCCGCGTCCGCGTCGGCATGCCCGACTATCTGCTCGTCTTCCGCAAAGAGAGCGACGGCAAGACGCCAGATCCCGTGCAGCACGATCCCGGCTTCTATCCGGTGTCCTGGTGGCAAGAGGCGGCGTCGCCGGTCTGGATGACCGTAGATCAGACCAACGTCTTGAACGTTGCGGTTGCACGCGACGACAAGGACGAGCGCCACCTGTGCCCATTGCAACTCGACGTGATCGAGCGCGCTGTCCACCTGTGGAGCAACCGCGACGATCTCGTCTACTCGCCATTCATGGGCATCGGGTCGGAAGGCTTCGTCGCCATCAAGCATGGTCGTCGGTTCGTGGGGACTGAGCTCAAGGAAGCCTACTTCCGGCAGGCCGTCCGCAACCTGACCTTGGCCGAGGACACCGGCACGGCGGGCGATCTCGTCTCGATGATGGTGGCGTGATGAGCCTAGCCGCGACAGTCTCAGCGATGGCAGCCGCTGGCTGCACAGCGATGCAGATCGCGGCAGTCGTGGAAGCGCACGAGGCCGCGGAGGATGCGCGCCGCGCGGAGAAGCGCGCAAAGGACGCGGAGCGCCAGCGGAAATCCCGCGCGTCACGCAATGTCACTGTGACACCGCGTGACCCCGACGGACAGAGCGTGACCGATCGTGACATCGCGGACGAGCTCCCCCTACAAAAGAAAGCCCCCCAGACCCCTAAAGAAAACTACCCCCTATCCTCAGAACCTTCGGTTCTTCGGTGTGAGAGCGCGCGGCGCCACGTTTGGCCCGAGGACTTCGCCAAGCAGGTCTGGGACCTCTTCCCTCGGAAGACCGAGAAGCAGGCCGGCATGACAGCGCTCGCCGACCTGCACCGCCGCGATCGGCTGCCCTGGTCGGAACTCATCGACGGCATCCGCAGCCTCACCGATGCGGTTGAAGACCCGAAATTCGCGCCGGCCCTGCACCGCTGGCTGAAGCGGGAACGCTGGCAGGACCAGCATCCGACAGCAGCCCGGCCGCCGCCAATGCCGCCCCGCAACAACCGATCCCTGATCGACGGCCTGGATGAAATCGAAAGGAGGTTCTCCGATGTCCCAGCACCAAACTACCCCCGCCTCGCGGGCTGAGGCGACCACGGCCCTCCGTGCGCTGTTCGAGGCGTTCCCCGCTGATCGCGGCAACGGCATCGGCGGCGCCGCCACATACCTGCTGGCGGTTGAGGGTTATTCGCTCATCGCGATCCAGAAGGCTGTCTATCGCTTCATCCGCGGCGAATTCGACTGGTTCAACGGCAAGTTTCTGCCGACAACCGCCGAGCTCTCACGCGGCTGCCGCTATTGCGAGGATTTGATCGCGCCCCCCAAGCCGCTGGCGCTCCCGGCGCCGGGTGACGTGATCGACGACAGCCCCGAGGCTATCGCTCGCCGCCAGCAACATGCCGAGAACTGCCGCCGCAACCGCTTCGACTGGAAGCAGATCGCCGACGGCAAGGAGCCGCTCGAAATCGACCCGGTGAATCCGATCGACGACTACAACGGCTGGGAAGCCCGCGAGAAAACCCGCCTCGCTGATGAGAGCAAGAGCGGCAAGTTCCGCCTCTCTGACGAAGCCCTCGGGAAGATGATGAAACGGGATGCCGCCTGATGGCCCGCAAGAAGAAACGCCCGCGTCCGATCCCCGAGATCGAGATCATCGAGACGCTGCAGCCGGCGCCGACTGATCTCGACTTCGGCACGACGGAGAAGCCGAAGCCGTGGTATCTGGTCTGGACTACACCGCGCGGCGAGGCGAAGGCGGCCGAAGGGTTGCTTGCAGCGGAGTGCCAGGTGTTCTGGCCTCACTTCGAGCGCATCATTCGCCGCAAGAACAAGCCAGAGATCAAGAACCTGATCTCGACGTTCCCGCGCTACCTCTTCGCGTCGGGGCTGCCGAAGCTCGCTCAGCGCCTCACTGTCGTCGGGCCCGACGGGAAAACTGGGATCACCATCGACGGGCGACCGATCGAGGACATTCGGGAGATCGACGGCGTCGTGTCCGTCGTCCGCAACAGTCAGGGCTGGTGCGCGGTGCCCCGCGCCGTCCTTGAGAAGATCGCTGCCTATCAGGGGACGGTCGCCCATCCAGTCCCAGCACCCGAACCGATCAAGAGGCTCAGCATCGATCCCGGCGATAGGGTCAGGATCATCGACGGCCCGTTCGCCAGTTTCCAGGCGACCGTCGTCGACATCCTCGGGCTGGAAACTGCTGGCGTCCTCATCGACATATTCGGCCGAGAGACGAAAGCGGAATTCGACGTCCGCCAGATCGAGCTGGTGAAGAAAACCCGGAAGGGTGTTGACGACCGCTTCGCTGCATGAGACATAGCGATTCATGGTTTGTTCGGTAGTGTGATCGCCACCTCGCGCGGCTCGATCTCACGGACCCCACGCCGCCACTCTGGCGGGACCATGCGAAGCTTTGCCCGGCGACTGCGGATGTACCAGCGCCAAGGGTAACAGGAGCCCGGCCGAGAGGTCGGGCTTTCTCATATCCAGATCGAGATCATGTCCAAGCAGACAGATTGGGAAGCCATCGAGCGCGAGTTCCGCGCGGGTCAGCTGTCCGTTCGTGAGATCGCCCGCCAGCACGGCCTCAGTCACGCCGCGATCAACAAGCGGGCGAAGTTGGAAGGGTGGACCAAGAACCTCGCCGCGAAAGTCCGGCAGGAGGTTTCCAACCGTCTGGTTTCCACATCGGTTTCCAGTGGCAACGCGCGAGAGGCAGTGGATACCGCCGCGGATCGTGGCGTCGAGTTGGTCAGGCAGCATCAGTCTTCGCTCGGCCGCGCCAACCGCATCGCAGAGACGCTGATGGCGGAACTGCAGCGCGGTTGTGACCGCCTCGACGAGATCGAAGAGGCGATCGAGGAAGAGACAGGCGACGATCAGAACAGCAACCGGCGAAACGCCATGCTGAAGGCGGTCAGCCTGCCGAGCCGCGCCGCGACGCTCCGCGAGTTGTCGCAGACCTTGAAGAACCTGATCCCGCTGGAGCGGCAGGCATTCAACCTCGATGAGCCCGGCGACGACGAGCCGGCCACGAAATCAGATGTCCGGACTGCGCTTGCAAAGCTCGACCAAGGACAGCGCGATCAGCTCCGGGGCATCGCTTCAGCACTTGCTGGCGGACCCGGCGAGCCTCCTTCGGGAGCTTGACCGGCTCGAATGCGAGGAAAGCCTCGCCGGTTTCATCCGGCGTGCCTGGCATGTGATCGAACCCGGCCAGCCCTATACCCACGGCTGGCATATCGATGCGATTGCCGAGCATCTCGAGGCAGTGACCGCGGGTCAGATCAATCGCCTCCTGATCAACGTGCCGCCCGGCACGATGAAGAGCCTGGCAGTCGGCGTTTTCTGGCCATGCTGGGAGTGGGGGCCAAAGAACCGGCCGCACACCCGTATCGTCGCCACGTCGCATTCGATCCCGCTCGCCATCAGGGACAATCTGAAGGCCAGGCGTCTCGTTCAAAGCGAGTGGT comes from the Bosea sp. (in: a-proteobacteria) genome and includes:
- a CDS encoding transcription termination/antitermination NusG family protein, with translation MARKKKRPRPIPEIEIIETLQPAPTDLDFGTTEKPKPWYLVWTTPRGEAKAAEGLLAAECQVFWPHFERIIRRKNKPEIKNLISTFPRYLFASGLPKLAQRLTVVGPDGKTGITIDGRPIEDIREIDGVVSVVRNSQGWCAVPRAVLEKIAAYQGTVAHPVPAPEPIKRLSIDPGDRVRIIDGPFASFQATVVDILGLETAGVLIDIFGRETKAEFDVRQIELVKKTRKGVDDRFAA
- a CDS encoding GcrA family cell cycle regulator gives rise to the protein MNFHPGSITWGRSTDGKLVPVAVARAHRPEGTRKITPDQRDAVVAAFNAGKTYGQIAADLDVGRNTIAGIIFRARSAGKIEREKSQRQMRAVFVPIAKIRQEPPKTIEPGDTYVASRISFADLQTRHCRWPLWKDDVPFSEKLFCGNAVEEGKPYCAHCNGLSAAPRRTDSFDKKHGFFKLTKMGRRR
- a CDS encoding helix-turn-helix transcriptional regulator; translated protein: MKLATYLTAQKLTHAEFAKAIGASTFAVGKWARGDRVPRPEAVAKIKAATQGQVTANDFFEQADAA
- a CDS encoding DNA methyltransferase; translated protein: MSTNVIDQHIGDRFCAYHCDTVEFTATMPADSIGLSVYSPPFSQLYVYSESERDMGNVADHDEFAERYRFLVRDLLRATKPGRISAVHCSDLPLSKSRDGVIGLFDLPALIRQVHEQEGWTYHSRVTIWKCPVVEMTRTKAHGLLYKTLRTDGSRVRVGMPDYLLVFRKESDGKTPDPVQHDPGFYPVSWWQEAASPVWMTVDQTNVLNVAVARDDKDERHLCPLQLDVIERAVHLWSNRDDLVYSPFMGIGSEGFVAIKHGRRFVGTELKEAYFRQAVRNLTLAEDTGTAGDLVSMMVA
- a CDS encoding helicase-related protein → MSLAIYHDIISASRGAFVPVGFDGEFDLPPSLFPHQRAAVEFALRAGSSAMFLDTGLGKTRAALAWGQEVVARTNRPVLMLAPLGVTRQHKAEADEIGIDAIVSRDGGPQASRIVITNYERLHLFDASEFAGIILDESSILKSFSGQTTKRLIEVFKRTPYRLACTATPAPNDHAELGTHADFLGVMTRDQMLMRWFIHDSMDTGTWRLKGHAVRPFWDWVASWSRCVSRPSDLGFSDDGFEMPDLRMHRHLVAADRLAGRGEEKDGQAHLFRMPDLSATSVHTEKRLTCQARAEMVAGIVAAEPNEPVTVWVETDYDADAIMAAIPEAVEVRGSMTPDQKEDRLTAFTSGDLRVLVTKASIAGFGLNWQHCARTVFAGMSFSYEAFYQAVRRHWRFRQTRPVECHVVFADTEAAIWDVVSRKAGDHDAMKREMTAAMARAHRADIRLHSYQPQKLASLPAWVSA
- a CDS encoding GapR family DNA-binding domain-containing protein, which produces MSDGLLVQTMQRIMSVLDDIDERKADIKEIYREANGHGFDKAAIGVAIREIRGRAKADTPKAQERAAIVDLYVSTFDNAPRTYVHVPAREGRGQNPSREHAPVTQEEAHVDRGASAQPHSAQGEPAIPSKAGNAVTGQAVQEPETGIGQPSGAGTGSAVRAGAPVSNTSLGPLTAAQSEGAAGANPEEAAPASATESEVVTAQAQGAEFVTLTGEGEGGSAPTDPSPVADEPIKGLAAANAIAARAVQPSAPKTERGEIDIEIPAFLRRTGGGNHPSFGEQA
- a CDS encoding helix-turn-helix domain-containing protein, coding for MANNLRAIRNALGLTQPTLAERMGTTKNQLIKLEAGDRRLTQDWIEKAANATGVAVELFVKEGFEPVMLSATPAATHRVPLTDRPQRGGQPDLAVRGIAMGGSEGEGDFQLNGNALDYIPRPAGLIGRPNAFAVILRNTSMEPVYKHGWPIFVDPDGRKPVEGEDVLLELFGDDPDDRDNGPAFIKTLVRQRGGQIIVSQYNPAKELNFDASRKKNLYRVIPYPEAMGLAV